A stretch of Arthrobacter sunyaminii DNA encodes these proteins:
- the glgP gene encoding alpha-glucan family phosphorylase, whose protein sequence is MKAIRRFTVRTVLPDSIAPLSKLASNLRWSWHEPTTRLFADLDPAAWKASGHDPVKFLGSVSRGSLERLAQDAGLVQRIQDLGADLDAYLTAPRWYQTLGEDAPRAVAYFSPEYGISAVLPQYSGGLGILAGDHLKSASDLGVPLIAVGLLYQAGYFKQALSRDGWQLETYPVLDPNGLPLTLLREEDGTPARVNLPLPNNRRLSAQIWRADVGRVPLLLLDSDVTGNDDAARGITDRLYGGGGDHRLQQELLLGMGGVKALRVYERLSGTAAPEVFHTNEGHAGFLGVERIRELMDNGMGWEEALTATRANTVFTTHTPVPAGIDRFDQSQIRHFFSAGLAQSVPTDKVLALGAESYDGGDPGKFNMAVMGLRLAQRANGVAKLHGKVSREMFSGLWPGFDISEVPITSVTNGVHVPSWVDPELTKLAREKFGVATVHDRDWSRAYEISDRDLWDLRRRLRSNLIDDVRRRVRAAWRKRGATDAELAWTDNVLDPDILTIGFARRVPTYKRLTLMLRDPARLKALLLHPTHPLQVVVAGKSHPADEQGKRMIQDLVRFTDDPEVRHRIVFLPNYDIAMARTLFPGCDVWLNNPLRPLEASGTSGMKSAINGGLNLSILDGWWDEMFDGGNGWAIPSANPTQGARTREVYGPDQRDDLEAAALYDLLENAVTPMFYGKEPPAEAGSAGPSDAPTGSLPSEWLEMVKHTLADLGPAVSANRMLRDYVNQLYRPAGQSGRAASANGYAAAKELAEWITRIRDGWSAVSVEHVDSIGITDDPQIGDQLKVQAYVSLGSLRPEDVSVEVAYGKALENDQLADPRTEELVQAEDLGSGRHMFSGTIGIEQAGPFGYTVRVLPVHAGLASKAELGLVANA, encoded by the coding sequence GTGAAGGCAATTCGAAGGTTTACCGTCCGAACCGTCCTCCCCGACAGCATTGCTCCCCTGAGTAAGCTGGCCTCAAACCTGAGGTGGTCCTGGCATGAGCCCACCACCCGGCTCTTCGCCGACCTTGACCCGGCGGCTTGGAAGGCCAGCGGGCATGACCCGGTCAAGTTCCTCGGGTCAGTGAGCCGCGGCAGCCTCGAACGGCTGGCACAGGACGCTGGACTCGTTCAGCGTATCCAGGATCTCGGTGCCGATCTGGATGCCTACCTGACCGCCCCGCGCTGGTATCAAACACTGGGTGAAGACGCACCGCGTGCCGTGGCTTATTTCTCCCCCGAGTACGGCATCAGTGCCGTCCTGCCCCAGTACTCCGGCGGCCTGGGCATCCTTGCAGGCGACCACCTCAAGTCGGCCTCGGATCTGGGTGTCCCCCTGATAGCGGTCGGCCTGCTCTATCAGGCCGGGTACTTTAAGCAGGCGCTGTCCCGCGACGGCTGGCAGCTGGAAACTTACCCCGTGTTGGATCCCAACGGCCTGCCGCTGACACTGCTGCGCGAAGAAGACGGCACCCCCGCCCGGGTCAACCTCCCGCTGCCCAATAACCGCCGGCTTTCCGCGCAGATTTGGCGTGCCGACGTCGGACGCGTTCCGCTGCTGCTGCTGGACTCGGACGTTACCGGCAACGACGACGCCGCCCGCGGCATTACGGACCGGCTCTACGGCGGCGGCGGAGACCACCGCCTGCAACAGGAACTTTTGCTGGGCATGGGCGGAGTCAAGGCGCTGCGGGTTTACGAGCGCCTGTCCGGCACGGCGGCCCCTGAGGTGTTCCATACCAACGAAGGCCATGCCGGGTTCCTGGGCGTTGAACGCATCCGCGAACTGATGGACAACGGCATGGGCTGGGAAGAAGCCCTGACCGCAACCCGTGCCAACACTGTCTTCACCACTCATACTCCCGTCCCTGCGGGCATTGACCGCTTTGACCAGTCCCAGATCCGGCATTTCTTCAGCGCCGGGCTGGCGCAGTCGGTCCCGACGGACAAGGTCCTCGCCCTGGGTGCTGAAAGCTACGACGGCGGTGATCCCGGCAAGTTCAACATGGCAGTAATGGGTCTTCGCCTGGCCCAGCGTGCCAACGGCGTAGCCAAGCTGCACGGAAAGGTGTCCCGGGAAATGTTCTCGGGCCTGTGGCCCGGGTTCGATATCTCCGAAGTGCCCATCACCTCGGTGACCAACGGCGTGCACGTGCCCTCCTGGGTTGATCCGGAACTCACCAAACTGGCCCGCGAGAAGTTCGGTGTCGCCACGGTTCACGACCGCGACTGGAGCCGGGCCTACGAGATCAGCGACAGAGATCTGTGGGACCTTCGGCGCCGACTGCGTTCCAACCTGATCGATGACGTGCGCCGCCGGGTGCGTGCCGCCTGGCGCAAGCGCGGTGCCACTGATGCCGAGCTTGCCTGGACCGACAACGTGTTGGACCCGGACATCCTTACCATCGGGTTCGCCCGGCGGGTCCCCACTTACAAGCGTCTGACCCTTATGCTCCGGGATCCCGCCCGGCTGAAAGCCCTGCTGCTGCATCCCACCCATCCGCTTCAGGTGGTGGTTGCCGGCAAATCGCATCCCGCCGATGAGCAGGGCAAGCGCATGATCCAGGATCTCGTCCGGTTTACCGATGATCCGGAGGTCCGGCACCGCATTGTGTTCCTCCCCAACTACGACATCGCCATGGCACGAACGCTGTTTCCCGGCTGCGACGTGTGGCTGAACAACCCGCTGCGGCCGCTGGAGGCATCCGGCACCTCGGGCATGAAGTCTGCGATCAACGGAGGACTGAACCTCTCGATCCTGGACGGCTGGTGGGACGAGATGTTCGACGGCGGCAACGGCTGGGCCATTCCCTCCGCCAACCCGACCCAGGGAGCGCGCACGAGGGAGGTTTACGGACCGGACCAGCGCGATGATTTGGAAGCGGCAGCACTGTATGACCTGCTGGAAAACGCCGTGACGCCCATGTTCTACGGAAAGGAACCGCCCGCGGAGGCTGGTTCCGCCGGCCCTTCGGATGCACCGACAGGCTCCCTGCCAAGCGAATGGCTGGAAATGGTCAAGCACACGCTGGCCGATCTGGGTCCGGCGGTGTCGGCGAACCGCATGCTGCGCGACTACGTAAACCAGCTCTACCGCCCCGCCGGACAGTCCGGGCGTGCTGCTTCCGCCAACGGGTACGCAGCAGCGAAGGAACTGGCGGAATGGATCACCCGAATCCGCGACGGCTGGTCCGCTGTCTCGGTGGAACATGTGGATTCCATCGGCATCACCGATGACCCGCAAATCGGTGACCAGCTGAAAGTGCAGGCCTACGTATCACTGGGCTCCCTGCGTCCGGAGGACGTTAGCGTGGAAGTGGCGTACGGCAAGGCCCTGGAAAATGACCAGCTGGCGGACCCGCGGACCGAGGAGCTGGTTCAGGCAGAGGACCTCGGCTCTGGCCGCCACATGTTCTCCGGCACGATCGGCATTGAGCAGGCCGGCCCCTTCGGGTACACCGTGAGGGTGCTTCCGGTGCACGCAGGGCTGGCTTCCAAAGCGGAACTGGGGCTGGTGGCCAACGCCTAG